From one Pseudomonas fluorescens genomic stretch:
- a CDS encoding diguanylate cyclase yields MEKKSGKGLSFVKRIYLPRIIGLGIGMLSVMAGIASLPVPPWVWGLLLFNGLAWPHLAYQLALRANVPYHAEYRNLQLDSLMGGFWTATLQFNPLPSVTILAMMAMNNFAAGGQRLFFKGLLIQGLGMLLSIALLGPGLQLHASTLQVYACLPMLTLYPMAVGWVCYRLAMKLSEHKRRLSALSRTDSLTGLLNHGSWKDLLQLKFQICQQQRREAVIAIIDIDHFKAINDTYGHVVGDCVLHLLSNELKRSLREDDLAGRYGGDEFCVILPDTRLEHARQTMERLRERVGSYRNPQLPELRISLSIGLASCNEALPDPEAWLNEADKALYCAKKAGRNQVNFADPDLTALKLAYPE; encoded by the coding sequence ATGGAAAAGAAAAGCGGCAAGGGACTTTCATTTGTAAAACGGATCTACTTGCCGCGCATCATCGGCCTGGGGATCGGCATGCTCAGCGTAATGGCGGGGATTGCCAGCCTGCCTGTGCCGCCATGGGTGTGGGGCCTGCTGCTGTTCAACGGCCTGGCCTGGCCGCACCTGGCTTATCAGCTCGCCCTGCGCGCCAACGTCCCGTATCACGCCGAGTATCGCAACCTGCAACTGGACTCGCTGATGGGCGGGTTCTGGACCGCCACCCTGCAGTTCAACCCGCTGCCCAGCGTGACCATTCTGGCGATGATGGCCATGAACAACTTCGCTGCCGGCGGCCAGCGCCTGTTCTTCAAGGGCCTGCTGATCCAGGGCCTGGGCATGCTGCTGTCGATTGCCCTGTTAGGCCCCGGGCTGCAACTGCACGCCAGTACCCTGCAAGTCTATGCCTGCCTGCCGATGCTGACCCTCTACCCCATGGCCGTTGGCTGGGTCTGCTACCGCCTGGCGATGAAACTGTCCGAACACAAGCGCCGGCTCAGCGCCCTGAGCCGCACCGACAGCCTCACCGGCCTGCTCAATCACGGCTCATGGAAAGACCTGCTGCAGCTCAAGTTCCAGATCTGCCAGCAGCAACGCCGCGAGGCGGTGATCGCCATCATCGACATCGATCATTTCAAGGCCATCAACGACACCTATGGCCATGTGGTCGGTGATTGCGTTCTGCATCTGTTAAGCAATGAACTCAAGCGCAGCCTGCGCGAGGATGACCTGGCCGGGCGCTATGGCGGTGACGAATTCTGCGTGATCCTCCCGGACACCCGCCTGGAACACGCCAGGCAGACCATGGAACGCCTGCGCGAACGAGTCGGCAGCTACCGCAACCCGCAATTGCCGGAGCTGCGCATCAGCCTGAGCATCGGCCTGGCCAGTTGCAACGAGGCCCTGCCCGATCCGGAGGCCTGGCTCAATGAGGCCGACAAAGCCCTGTACTGTGCGAAGAAAGCCGGCCGTAATCAGGTCAATTTCGCCGATCCGGACCTCACCGCGCTGAAGCTGGCCTATCCTGAGTGA
- a CDS encoding MBL fold metallo-hydrolase, with product MKLTFILGVFLLMAPLTSQAGEPAQRQDGRYRNLAQLPQDGVMKKLRIGLKYLFLKKPADTRPSVSIAVQPLSRQQLLEAPDHSVWRLGHSTVLLKLRERFFITDPVFAERASPVQWAGPRRFHQPPLKLDELPPLTAVILSHDHFDHLDEQAIRQLAASAEHFIAPLGVGDILIGWGVPTAKVRQLDWWQETSVEGVRFVATPAQHFSGRGLFDSNSTLWASWVMIDDQLKVFFSGDTGYFDGFKEIGKQYGPFDLTLIETGAYNVNWPDVHMQPEQGLQAHLDLRGRWLLPIHNGTFDLSTHSWHEPFDRILALANAAQVSLSTPQIGERVSIEQPHGGPAWWQPKPQRELRKGGERVLAAREP from the coding sequence ATGAAACTCACCTTCATCCTTGGAGTGTTTCTGCTCATGGCCCCACTGACTTCCCAGGCCGGTGAACCGGCGCAACGCCAGGATGGGCGCTATCGCAACCTGGCGCAGTTGCCCCAGGACGGGGTGATGAAAAAGCTGCGCATCGGCCTCAAGTACCTGTTCCTGAAAAAGCCCGCCGATACCCGGCCCAGCGTCAGCATTGCCGTGCAGCCGCTGAGCCGCCAGCAGTTGCTTGAGGCCCCGGACCACAGCGTCTGGCGCTTGGGGCATTCCACGGTACTGCTGAAACTGCGCGAGCGCTTCTTCATTACCGACCCGGTGTTCGCCGAGCGCGCCTCGCCGGTGCAATGGGCCGGTCCCCGACGCTTTCATCAGCCGCCCCTGAAACTCGACGAGTTGCCGCCGTTAACGGCGGTGATTCTCTCCCATGATCACTTCGACCACCTCGACGAACAGGCCATACGCCAATTGGCCGCCAGCGCCGAGCACTTTATTGCGCCTTTGGGGGTGGGCGATATTCTGATTGGCTGGGGTGTGCCGACAGCCAAGGTCCGGCAGCTGGATTGGTGGCAGGAAACCAGCGTCGAAGGCGTGCGATTTGTCGCGACCCCGGCGCAGCATTTTTCCGGGCGTGGCCTGTTTGACAGCAATAGCACCCTATGGGCCTCCTGGGTGATGATCGATGACCAACTGAAGGTGTTTTTCAGTGGCGATACCGGCTATTTCGACGGCTTCAAGGAGATCGGCAAGCAGTACGGCCCCTTCGACCTGACCCTGATCGAAACCGGCGCCTACAACGTCAATTGGCCCGATGTACACATGCAGCCCGAGCAAGGCCTGCAGGCACACCTCGACCTGCGCGGGCGCTGGCTGCTGCCGATTCATAACGGCACGTTCGACCTCTCCACGCACAGTTGGCATGAACCGTTCGACCGCATCCTGGCTCTGGCCAACGCGGCCCAGGTGTCGTTGAGTACGCCGCAGATCGGCGAGCGGGTCAGCATCGAGCAGCCCCATGGCGGGCCGGCCTGGTGGCAGCCCAAGCCACAGCGGGAATTGCGCAAGGGCGGCGAACGGGTGCTGGCGGCGCGAGAACCCTAG
- a CDS encoding formate/nitrite transporter family protein codes for MSEAQSGKTPGLSADEEQEVSHNQPPRAAVLHEIIRYQGDQELERTIAALFWSALAAGLTMGLSLMAMGLFYSRLPEGDSSQVIASIGYSAGFLAVILARQQLFTENTLTAVLPVMTEPSLRNFGRLLRLWSVVLLGNLAGTILVSYVMLNLPIFDSKTDVAFLDVGRKVMENDLNQMFAKGIISGWMIATMVWMIPSMETAKVWIILMITYLMALGDFTHIVVGSVEVSYLVWAGEVSWAAFWLDFAAPTLIGNIIGGSFIFALISHAQVRSDSGKPPSALPRREQRKEPSIGKNP; via the coding sequence ATGAGTGAAGCGCAAAGCGGCAAGACCCCGGGCCTGTCTGCGGACGAAGAGCAGGAAGTCAGCCATAACCAGCCTCCCCGCGCGGCGGTGTTGCACGAGATCATTCGTTACCAGGGTGACCAGGAGCTGGAGCGCACCATCGCCGCGCTGTTCTGGTCGGCGCTGGCCGCCGGGCTGACCATGGGCCTGTCGCTGATGGCCATGGGGCTGTTCTATTCGCGTCTGCCCGAAGGCGATAGCAGCCAGGTAATTGCCAGCATCGGATACTCCGCCGGGTTTCTCGCGGTGATCCTCGCCCGCCAGCAACTCTTTACCGAAAACACCCTGACGGCAGTGCTGCCAGTAATGACCGAGCCCAGCCTGCGCAATTTCGGCCGCTTGCTGCGTTTATGGTCTGTGGTGCTGCTCGGCAATCTGGCCGGCACCATCCTGGTGTCCTACGTGATGCTCAACCTGCCGATTTTCGACAGTAAAACCGACGTCGCCTTCCTCGACGTCGGCCGCAAGGTAATGGAAAACGACCTGAACCAGATGTTTGCCAAGGGCATCATCTCGGGCTGGATGATCGCCACCATGGTCTGGATGATCCCGTCGATGGAGACCGCCAAGGTATGGATCATCCTGATGATCACCTACCTGATGGCCCTGGGTGATTTCACCCACATCGTCGTCGGCTCGGTGGAAGTCTCCTACCTGGTCTGGGCCGGGGAAGTCAGTTGGGCGGCGTTCTGGCTGGACTTCGCCGCACCAACGCTGATCGGCAACATTATTGGCGGCAGCTTTATATTCGCTCTGATCAGCCATGCCCAGGTGCGCAGCGATAGCGGCAAACCACCCTCCGCCCTGCCCCGGCGCGAGCAGCGCAAAGAACCGTCGATCGGCAAGAACCCCTAG
- a CDS encoding aminoglycoside phosphotransferase family protein: MFEPYLQRWQLIADGEPIITHSSHLLPVLYKGKAAMLKIALEPQEQAGALLMQWWGGQGAAAVLEHTDDAVLLERAQGAASLLDYAEHGRDDEATRILCAAIACLHAPRDQPLPPLIELQPWFAGLWPAAELHGGLYQQCADIARQLLTAPGEQRVLHGDIHHGNVLDFGDRGWLAIDPKHLYGDRAFDYANLFCNPTHALATDLQRFQRRVQIVCEIADLPCQHLLRWIVAWCGLSAAWFLEDDLHENARTPLQVAQLALNALAAGN; encoded by the coding sequence ATGTTCGAACCCTACCTGCAACGCTGGCAATTGATTGCCGATGGCGAGCCGATCATCACTCACAGTAGCCACCTGCTGCCCGTCCTTTATAAAGGCAAGGCAGCGATGCTCAAGATCGCCCTCGAACCGCAAGAGCAGGCCGGCGCCTTGTTGATGCAATGGTGGGGCGGCCAGGGCGCCGCCGCAGTGCTGGAGCATACTGATGACGCCGTACTGCTTGAACGAGCACAAGGTGCCGCCTCACTGCTCGACTATGCCGAACACGGCCGCGACGACGAGGCCACGCGTATCCTCTGCGCGGCAATCGCCTGCCTGCACGCACCACGGGACCAACCGCTACCGCCCCTGATCGAACTGCAACCCTGGTTTGCCGGACTGTGGCCGGCAGCCGAGCTGCACGGCGGCCTGTATCAGCAATGTGCCGACATCGCCCGCCAACTGCTCACCGCCCCAGGGGAGCAAAGGGTGCTGCACGGCGACATCCACCACGGCAATGTCCTCGACTTTGGCGACAGAGGCTGGCTGGCCATCGACCCCAAACATCTTTATGGCGACCGCGCTTTCGACTACGCCAACCTGTTTTGTAATCCTACCCACGCCTTGGCCACTGACCTACAGCGCTTTCAGCGGCGCGTGCAGATTGTTTGTGAAATCGCTGACCTGCCCTGCCAGCACCTGCTGCGCTGGATAGTCGCCTGGTGCGGGCTATCGGCAGCCTGGTTTCTCGAGGACGACCTGCACGAGAATGCCCGCACGCCCCTGCAGGTTGCGCAACTGGCACTGAACGCTTTGGCGGCAGGCAACTAA